The proteins below are encoded in one region of Sphaerodactylus townsendi isolate TG3544 linkage group LG06, MPM_Stown_v2.3, whole genome shotgun sequence:
- the SDHAF1 gene encoding succinate dehydrogenase assembly factor 1, mitochondrial → MARHSKLQLQVLSLYRNFIRAAKDKPGFLPRIRVEFRKHAQIPRADVMHIEYLLRRGQRQLEQLRDVHTKQMGVFLKTKQEER, encoded by the coding sequence ATGGCCCGCCACAGCAAGCTCCAGCTGCAAGTTCTAAGCCTGTACCGAAACTTCATCCGAGCCGCCAAGGACAAGCCAGGCTTCCTGCCTCGGATACGGGTCGAATTCCGGAAGCATGCCCAGATCCCTCGGGCAGACGTCATGCATATCGAATACCTCCTTCGGCGTGGGCAGAGGCAGCTGGAGCAGCTCAGAGACGTCCACACCAAGCAGATGGGCGTCTTCCTCAAAACGAAACAGGAGGAGCGGTGA